One Portunus trituberculatus isolate SZX2019 chromosome 43, ASM1759143v1, whole genome shotgun sequence DNA segment encodes these proteins:
- the LOC123518303 gene encoding uncharacterized protein LOC123518303, with amino-acid sequence MSPHLSSLLVALQALSTATTSLSEKCNHGGEKEVTVEGWPVLVALRMPYQAKPNMTLHLSHNHEAHTNLTLVQSVLNEAGVLQVTLESIMIGTRLKMATQLLDSSWATFRIFAHANELHIKIVSENHSFKYSTSAFISTINHQEVNKVSCSGEGCQHYIDLKCPYSDSKSNHTEYNEPESISSTSENKTGYYWLFYVMVSLVVVACLLLFIWRNERQKFRIRWWRHSQNVRRMGRDSCQAECTNEVSTGIGTMSSLAFPNPAYDATGDCD; translated from the exons AtgtctcctcatctttcctcccttctcgtgGCGCTACAGGCACTGTCAACAGCAACAACGTCACTCT CGGAGAAGTGCAATCATGgcggagagaaggaggtgacCGTGGAAGGGTGGCCTGTGCTAGTTGCTTTGCGTATGCCTTACCAAGCCAAACCCAATATGACACTCCATCTGAGTCACAACCATGAGGCACACACCAACCTCACACTCGTCCAGTCCGTCTTG AATGAAGCTGGAGTCCTGCAGGTGACGCTGGAGAGTATAATGATAGGGACCCGGCTGAAGATGGCGACGCAGCTCCTTGATAGCTCATGGGCAACTTTCAGGATCTTTGCTCACGCCAATGAACTGCATATAAAGATAGTGAGTGAAAATCACTCCTTCAAGTATTCCACCAGCGCTTTTATCAGCACCATTAATCACCAGGAAGTTAATAAAGTGTCCTGCTCTGGCGAAGGCTGTCAACACTATATTGATCTCAAGTGTCCCTATAGTGACA GCAAGAGTAACCATACCGAATACAACGAGCCAGAGTCCATCAGCAGCACCTCAGAAAACAAGACAGGTTACTACTGGTTGTTCTATGTTATGGTGTCgctcgtggtggtggcgtgTCTACTTTTGTTCATCTGGCGGAACGAACGGCAGAAATTCAGAATACGGTGGTGGAGACATTCTCAGAATGTtaggaggatgggaagagacTCATGTCAAGCCGAGTGTACGAATGAAGTGTCCACAGGAATAGGAACCATGTCCAGTCTGGCATTTCCCAACCCAGCATACGACGCAACTGGAGACTGTGATTAG
- the LOC123518158 gene encoding LOW QUALITY PROTEIN: lon protease homolog, mitochondrial-like (The sequence of the model RefSeq protein was modified relative to this genomic sequence to represent the inferred CDS: inserted 1 base in 1 codon) — protein sequence MAFLGTLPRHWRSIAHVSRQRNYSLARHVTVSRHVHAVQLHERPKVAATVLCVRRDQILARPSLVSQMLCRSYCSRPGDDGEGTSGGLQNEERAGGGAEGPVMHNLPATMAVPEVWPNVPVIAINRNPVFPRFIKIIEISDKELVNLIRRKVRLNQPYAGVFMKKNESDEREVVDSMNELYPVGTFVQIHELQDMGDKLRMIVMAHRRITMTTVLPDQPMEEEEELAKSGKTNVEMRLPPYNTPVTIPMEDKTGGQSEVKESRVQRMLRRRRHTEQPTQPAEEAPETDKSTEAPEKIDAATQTPPTPPRVLMVQVENVTHDKFQTTEEVKALTQEIIKTIRDIIALNPLYRESVQQMIQHGQRVVDNPVYLADLAASLTSANSNELQQVLEETKIPARLMLALSLLKKEYELSKLQASIAKEVEEKVRSQHRKYMLQEQLKVIKKELGIEKEDKDAIEEKFRARLKEKQVPKAVQDVIDEELNKLGFLDNHSSEFNVTRNYLDWLTTLPWGITSHENLDLKQAREILDEDHYGMEDVKKRILEFIAVAQLRGTTQGKILCFHGPPGVGKTSIARSIAQALNREYFRFSVGGMTDVAEIKGHRRTYVGAMPGKLIQCLKKTKTENPVVLIDEVDKIGKGYQGDPSAALLELLDPEQNANFLDHYLDVNVDLSKVLFICTANVLETIPEPLRDRMEMIDVSGYVAEEKRAIAERYLIPAAQKLTGLSESNLCIQESAVDELIRHYCRESGVRNLQKHIERIMRRAAYNIASGESEKVDVAVDNLESFVGKAKFSHDRMYDETXPGVVMGLAWTAMGGSTLYIETTARTLEGDREGSLETTGHLGDVMKESTRIAFTYAKEFTSKHFNINLLEKSNIHLHVPEGATPKDGPSAGVTIVTAMVSLAQGKPVRHNLAMTGEVSLTGKVLPVGGIKEKTIAAKRVGVNCIVLPAENKKDFSDLPEFITKGLEVHFADHYEDVFRVAFPE from the exons GAGAGAGCTGGTGGTGGAGCAGAAGGGCCTGTAATGCATAATCTGCCAGCAACTATGGCAGTACCTGAGGTGTGGCCCAATGTGCCTGTCATTGCCATCAACAGGAACCCTGTATTTCCACGTTTCATCAAGATCATTGAA ATTTCTGACAAAGAGCTTGTGAatttaataagaagaaaagttcGATTAAATCAACCCTATGCTGGagttttcatgaaaaaaaatgaaag TGATGAAAGAGAGGTTGTAGACTCCATGAATGAATTGTACCCTGTGGGTACATTTGTGCAGATCCATGAGCTTCAAGACATGGGAGACAAGTTAAGGATGATAGTGATGGCACACCGACGCATCACCATGACTACTGTCCTTCCAGACCAGcccatggaagaggaagaggagttagcTAAATCGGGCAAAA CTAATGTTGAGATGCGGCTGCCCCCGTATAACACCCCTGTTACTATACCTATGGAAGACAAGACTGGTGGAcagagtgaagtgaaggagagccGGGTGCAAAGGATGTTGCGGCGGAGGAGGCACACGGAACAGCCAACACAG CCAGCAGAAGAGGCACCAGAGACTGATAAAAGCACAGAAGCACCTGAAAAAATTGATGCAGCCACCCAGACCCCGCCCACACCTCCTCGAGTGCTTATGGTGCAGGTGGAGAACGTGACTCATGACAAGTTCCAAACAACAGAGGAAGTCAAG GCATTGACACAAGAGATTATCAAAACTATCCGAGATATCATTGCCTTGAATCCTTTGTACCGGGAGAGTGTGCAACAGATGATCCAGCATGGCCAGCGTGTGGTGGACAATCCTGTTTACCTGGCTGACCTGGCAGCTTCCCTTACCTCTGCTAACTCTAATGAACTACAGCAAGTCCTTGAAGAAACAAAG ATTCCAGCAAGGCTCATGTTGGCTTTGTCACTGttgaagaaagaatatgaactAAGTAAACTTCAAGCATCTATTGCAAAG gaagtggaggagaaggtgcgGTCTCAGCACAGAAAATATATGCTGCAGGAACAATTGAAGGTAATCAAGAAAGAGTTAGGCattgagaaagaagataaagatgctATCGAAGAAAAGTTTCGTGCAAGACTAAAG GAAAAGCAGGTTCCTAAGGCTGTTCAGGATGTAATTGATGAAGAACTCAATAAATTAGGAttcctagacaaccattcctcaGAGTTCAACGTCACCAGAAACTACCTGGATTGGCTGACCACTCTGCCATGGGGTATTACTTCACATGAGAACCTGGACCTCAAGCAAGCAAGAGAGATACTGGATGAAGACCACTATGGGATGGAGGATGTGAAAAAGAGAATATTGG AGTTCATAGCCGTGGCACAACTCAGAGGCACAACTCAAGGAAAGATCCTTTGTTTCCATGGACCTCCTGGTGTAGGGAAGACCAGCATTGCTCGCTCCATTGCACAGGCACTCAATAGAGAG taTTTCAGGTTCAGTGTTGGAGGCATGACTGATGTGGCTGAGATCAAGGGTCACCGCCGTACCTATGTTGGAGCTATGCCTGGGAAGCTGATTCAG TGTTTGAAAAAAACCAAAACTGAAAATCCAGTGGTGTTGATAGATGAAGTGGACAAGATTGGCAAAGGTTACCAGGGTGACCCCTCAGCTGCCCTACTGGAACTGCTTGACCCTGAGCAGAATGCAAACTTTTTGGACCATTACTTGGACGTTAATGTTGATTTGTCGAAG gtGCTATTCATCTGTACAGCAAATGTATTAGAGACCATCCCAGAGCCACTACGAGACAGAATGGAGATGATTGATGTGTCTGGTTATGTGGCTGAAGAGAAACGGGCTATAGCTGAGAGATACCTCATTCCTGCTGCACAAAAACTGACTGGTCTCAGTGAATCCAAT ttGTGTATCCAAGAGTCAGCAGTTGATGAGTTAATACGGCATTACTGTCGTGAATCAGGAGTACGGAACCTCCAGAAGCACATTGAAAGAATAATGCGAAGAGCGGCTTACAACATAGCTAGCGGAGAGAGTGAAAAAGTTGATGTGGCTGTTGACAACCTAGAAAGTTTTGTTGGTAAAGCAAAGTTCAGTCATGACCGCATGTATGATGAGA CCCCAGGCGTGGTGATGGGTCTGGCATGGACTGCAATGG GTGGGTCAACACTCTATATTGAGACAACAGCACGAACACTTGAAGGTGACCGTGAAGGTAGTTTGGAGACCACTGGCCACCTTGGAGATGTCATGAAAGAATCCACTCGCATTGCTTTCACTTATGCCAAAGAGTTTACCTCAAAACACTTTAATATTAACTTATTAGAAAAGTCCAACATTCATCTTCATGTGCCAGAG GGTGCAACGCCTAAAGATGGGCCAAGTGCTGGTGTCACCATTGTAACAGCCATGGTGTCACTTGCTCAGGGGAAACCAGTGAGACACAACCTGGCCATGACAGGGGAAGTCTCTCTCACTGGCAAGGTGCTGCCTGTCGGTGGTATCAAGGAAAAGACCATAGCG gcTAAGCGCGTTGGAGTAAACTGCATTGTCCTTCCagcagaaaacaagaaagacttTAGTGACTTACCAGAATTCATTACAAAGGGTCTTGAGGTTCATTTTGCTGACCATTATGAAGATGTTTTCAGAGTTGCCTTCCCTGAGTAA